A genomic segment from Burkholderia plantarii encodes:
- a CDS encoding aldo/keto reductase, whose product MKYQTLGNTGLLVSRLCLGTMTFSSGSGVYRHIGEMNQARADELVKAGIEAGINFFDTADVYSDGESEAMLGQSLRNLGIPRKDVVLATKVYSRTGPGPNDVGASRGHIMDAVEASLTRLQTDHIDLYQIHATDTLTPIDETLRALDDLVRQGKVRYVGVSNWQAWRIATALGVSARLNLARFDTLQAYYSVAGRDLERELVPLLEAEKMGLLVWSPLAGGLLSGRFSRDNPAPQGSRRSAFDFPIVDKARAWDVIDALRPMAEARGCSVARIALAWLLSKPVVTSILVGAKRLSQLEDNLAALDITLTAEELERIDEVSQLAPEYPGWMLATQGADRLEPVDLWSDRTAQAS is encoded by the coding sequence ATGAAGTATCAGACATTGGGCAATACCGGCCTGCTGGTTTCCCGGCTCTGTCTCGGCACCATGACGTTCAGCAGCGGCAGCGGCGTCTATCGGCACATCGGCGAGATGAATCAGGCACGCGCCGACGAACTGGTCAAGGCGGGCATCGAGGCCGGCATCAACTTTTTCGACACGGCCGACGTCTACTCCGACGGCGAGAGCGAGGCGATGCTCGGTCAGTCGCTCAGGAACCTCGGCATCCCGCGCAAGGACGTCGTGCTGGCCACCAAGGTGTACAGCAGGACGGGGCCCGGCCCGAACGACGTCGGCGCATCGCGCGGACACATCATGGACGCGGTCGAGGCGAGCCTGACGCGGCTTCAGACCGATCACATCGATCTGTACCAGATCCATGCGACCGACACGCTCACGCCGATCGACGAAACGCTGCGCGCGCTCGACGATCTGGTGCGCCAGGGCAAGGTCCGGTATGTCGGCGTGTCGAACTGGCAGGCATGGCGAATCGCGACGGCGCTCGGCGTGTCCGCCCGCCTGAATCTCGCGAGATTCGACACGCTGCAGGCCTATTACTCCGTCGCCGGCCGCGATCTCGAACGAGAGCTGGTGCCGTTGCTGGAGGCCGAGAAGATGGGGCTGCTGGTCTGGAGTCCGCTCGCCGGGGGCCTGCTGTCCGGCAGGTTCAGCCGCGACAACCCGGCGCCGCAGGGCTCGCGCCGCTCGGCGTTCGACTTCCCGATCGTCGACAAGGCGCGGGCGTGGGACGTCATCGACGCGCTGCGCCCGATGGCCGAGGCTCGCGGCTGCAGCGTGGCGCGGATCGCGCTCGCGTGGCTCCTGTCGAAGCCGGTCGTGACGTCGATCCTGGTCGGGGCCAAGCGCCTGAGCCAACTCGAGGACAACCTCGCGGCGCTCGACATCACGCTGACGGCCGAAGAACTGGAGCGGATCGACGAAGTCAGCCAGCTCGCGCCGGAATATCCGGGGTGGATGCTGGCCACGCAGGGCGCCGACCGGCTCGAGCCGGTCGATCTCTGGTCGGACAGGACGGCGCAGGCGTCGTGA